The window AACCGCCTGACGCGGCGCATGGTGCAGGAGATGGGGCGCGAGCCGAAGCCGGAGGAACTGGCGCAGCGGCTTGAAATGGCCGAGGACAAGGTGCGCAAGGTGCTGGAGGTGACGAAGGAGCCGATTTCGCTGGAGACGCCGGTGGGCGACGACGAGGATTCGCAACTCGGCCACTTCATCAACGACGAGACGACGCAGGCGCCGGACGAGGCCGCCTATTCCGACGCGCTGAAGGACAAGATGCGCGACTTGCTGGCGTCGCTGACGCCGCGCGAGGCGCAGGTGCTGCGCATGCGCTTCGGCATCGACATGAACACCGACCACACGCTGGAGGAGGTCGGCAAGCAGTTTGATGTGACGCGCGAGCGCATACGCCAGATTGAGGCCAAGGCCCTCAGGAAACTGCGCCACCCGACGCGCTCGGAAGTGCTGCGCGGCTTTCTCGGGCCGGACTGAAATCGCGCCGCGACGGGGCCTGTAGCTCAGCTGGTCAGAGCGGGGGACTCATAATCCTTAGGTCGCAGGTTCGAGTCCTGCCGGGCCCACCAGTCGCCGAGACGATGGCCGCGCCGCCGCAGTGCCATCAATCTGTCATATTTCCGCCACATTTCTGCCACATTCGCGGCGTATAAATCGCGCCGTGGATTCAAGGACCATCAACATCATCAACACCCGGGAGGATTTGATATGAGGAACCGGATTGCCCGGATCACCTGCTGCGTGATGGCCGCGCTGCTGTTGGGCGGCCAGGCCCTCGCCAGGGAGCAGATCAACATCGTTGGCTCTTCGACCGTCTATCCGTTCGCGACCGTGGTCGCCGAGCGTTTCGGCCAGTTTGGCAAGTTCAGGACGCCGAAAGTGGAGGCCACCGGCTCCGGCGGCGGCCTGAAACTGTTTTGCGCCGGCACCGGCCTGGAAACGCCCGACATCGCCAATGCGTCGCGCAGAATCAAGCAGAACGAAGTGGACACCTGCCGCCGCAACGGCGTGACCGGCATTGTCGAGGTGAAAGTCGGCTACGACGGCATCGTCATCGCCAACACGAGGGACGCCGCGCGCATGGAACTGACGCTGAAAGACCTCTACCTGGCGCTGGCCGCGATGGTGCCGAACCCGGACGGTTCGGAGTCGTTCGTCGCCAACCCCCACAAGAAGTGGAGCGAAGTCAACGCCGCGCTGCCGGCGACCGGCATCGAGGTGCTCGGCCCGCCGCCGACTTCCGGCACCCGCGACGCCTTCGTCGAACTGGCGCTGGAAGGCGGCTGCAAGCAGTTCAACTGGATCAAGAAGATGAAAAAGACCGACAAGCGCACCTACAAGGCGCGCTGCCACACCATCCGCGAGGACGGCGCCTACATCGAGGCCGGCGAGAACGACAACCTGATTGTGCAGAAACTGAATGTCAATCCCGACGCCCACGGCGTGTTCGGCTTCAGTTTTCTCGACAGCAACCTCGACACGATGCAGGGGGCCGTCGTCAACGGCGTCGAGCCGGCCTTTGACGCCATCGCCGCCGGCGATTACCCGGTGGCGCGCGCGCTGTACTTCTATGTGAAGAAGGCGCACATCGGCAAGGTGCCGGGCCTGGCCGGGTATGTCGAGGAATTCATCAGCGACCGCGCCTCGGGCGCCGAGGGCTACCTCGCCGACAAGGGCATGATTCCGCTGTCCCCCGCCGAACGGCGCGAGATGCTGCCCGCCGTCAGAAACCGGCAGCCGCTGGCCGAGAAACTCTGAGTCTGCTCTTCGTTACAAATCGAAGGCGATGCTGATGCCGGCCCAGGTCTCGTCGCCGAGGATGCGTTCTTCGCGGCGTTGTCTTTTGATGTCCTCGCCGCGGAAAGACTGCGAGATATAGAAGCCGAGTTCGGCGTTGTCCGACAGCGGCATGGCGCCGTGCAAGCCGAATTCCACATAGTCCATGCCGTCGTGTTCCGGCGTCGAGTAGCCGTAGTCAAAGGCGACGGAGACATACGGCGACAGCCCGACCGGGCCGGCCTCAATGGCGTTTTCGCCGGACAGCGTCATCAGCAACTGGCTGCCGCTGCCGCCGCCTTTGGCCTGTTCGGCGTCGGTGGACATCAGCCATTCGGCGGAGGCGGTCATCCAGTCAAGGCCCTCCCAGGTGACGGCCAGCACCAGTTCGTTGTCGTCCCTTTCGCCGTGCCCCTCGGTCGGGTGGAAATGCAGCCAGATATACGAAAAATCGACATGGAAGTCGCCCCATTGGTGGCCGATGCCCGCGTACAGGTTGGTCTCCTGGTAGCGTTTGCGGTCGCCGAAGGCGGCCCAGGCGCCGGCATAGAGGCCCGTCTCGGACTCGACCGTCAGTTCCAGCGTGGACACGCCGCCCTTTTCAAGGTTTTCGCGCGCCTGCGTGATGTACTTGGAATGCCAGCCGGCTTCAAGGGTGGCCGAAAGGCCGTCCGGAAGGGCCGCGCCGGAAGCGGTGGTGGCCGCCGCCAGCAACAAGGCCGCGACAGCGGCGGGCACAAACATTTTTTTCTTTTCCCGTGGAAACATGTTCATTCTCCTTAAACTATGTTGAGCAATAAGTTCCGCTTGTTCAGCGGAAAGGACTTGTCAAGTTTTGGGAATGAACTAAAGCGGCCCCGCAACAGGCCGCGCATACTACTTATTCGCCAAAGACTTGTCAAGGGGGTTTCATACGGCGCCACACAAAGAAAAGGCCGCCCGAAGGCGGCCCTTGCAGCCAGTGCAACTGATATCTGGCACATGA of the Gammaproteobacteria bacterium genome contains:
- a CDS encoding substrate-binding domain-containing protein; translated protein: MAALLLGGQALAREQINIVGSSTVYPFATVVAERFGQFGKFRTPKVEATGSGGGLKLFCAGTGLETPDIANASRRIKQNEVDTCRRNGVTGIVEVKVGYDGIVIANTRDAARMELTLKDLYLALAAMVPNPDGSESFVANPHKKWSEVNAALPATGIEVLGPPPTSGTRDAFVELALEGGCKQFNWIKKMKKTDKRTYKARCHTIREDGAYIEAGENDNLIVQKLNVNPDAHGVFGFSFLDSNLDTMQGAVVNGVEPAFDAIAAGDYPVARALYFYVKKAHIGKVPGLAGYVEEFISDRASGAEGYLADKGMIPLSPAERREMLPAVRNRQPLAEKL